The genome window CGAGCTCGCAAAGCACCTCGCGGTTTGCGATGCTTTGAGCCTTGCCGTGTCTTGCTAGCACCGTGTTTAGCTCGTGTTCCTCTGAGAAATTAACCAACTCGCGATCTGTTGCCATTTTAGCTCCTTTGTTAAGAATTTGTGCGATGATTATACAGTTTTAGGTTTAACGTATGGCAAAATTTCGCGGCGAGCGGGTTTGCATAGTCAAATTTAAAGCGGAGTTCATAAAATAACGGCGTCAAATTTGACGACCTTCGCTACTCTATCCCGCCCAAAAGCGGTACGAATAAGCACTCGTCAAGCGCTTTTTGCGTTATCTCGCCGCGAGCGTCTTTTGTAAATTTGACGATAAACTGTTTGCCGTCTTTTTTGATAGGAGCTACTAAAATGCCGCCGTTTTTTAGCTGGTTAAAAAGCGTCTGCGGCACCTGCTGCGCCGCGGCCGAGAGCAAAATCCTGTCGTAGGGCGCGTAGCTTTTCCAGCCGACGTTTCCGTCGTCAAAGCGCACGTGGACGTTGTGGATTTTAAGTACCTCAAAGCGTTTTTTGGCTTCGCTTGCGAGCTTTTCGATGCGCTCGACGCTAAAAACTCTGTGCGCTAAATGCGATAAAATCGCCGCCTGATAACCGCTGCCGCAGCCGATCTCTAGGGCGTTGTCGATATCTTCGGCCTCAAGCGCCAGCGTCATTTTGGCTACCGTTAGAGGCGAGCTGATCCATTGATTTCCGCCGATAGGCTGAGCGTCTAGGCTGTACGCGTGGCGCGTGACGGGCGCAAAGATCTCGCGCGGAGTGTCGCAAAGCGCCTTGTAAAGCGAGGGCGTCAGAGTGAGTATATCGCCGATCTCGTCGGCCATGTTTGTGCATTTTGATTTTTCAAGAGCGGTCATAAAAGTCCCAAATTTCGTTTGGTTTCAAGGATCAAATTTGAGTCGAATTGGGCCTCTTTTGCAAATTCGCCGCTCGGTAAAAATATGCCTGAAAACTCCAAATCAAGCGAGCTTGCGGCCGCGACGTAGCAGCTATTGGCAATCGCTAGAGCCTTGCAAAGCGTAAGATATGCATCCTCGCGCGCCTTGCCCCACATCGCGGGTACCAGGATGATATCGCAGCCTTTTAGCTGTGCCCAAAGCTCTGAAAATCTAAGCTCAAAACAAATTAAAACGCCGATTTTTAGCCCTTTAAAATCAAACGGCTTTATCGTCCCGTCGTCTCCTGCGGCAAAAATTTCGTGCTCTAAATTTGGGCGAAAAAGCTTTGATTTATTTTGCGCATAAAAGACGTTTTGGCTGTTTAACAGGATAAATTCGTTGTAAATTTCGTTTTTTTGCGCCTGCGTGATTGAAATTTGCGCGAGTCCTTTGGCGCGGTTTAGGCTCGTTAGGTGCGTTAGTCCGAGGAATTTATCGGGACTTAGCGCTTCTTGTAGCGCTTCAAAAAGTATAGCGTCAAAGCTACCGATCGAGCCGCCCAGCATTGCTCGGTTTGCTCCGCTAAAAAATCCGTCGAAGTCATATCCGCTCACGCACAGCTCGCTAGCTAGGATGACCGAATTTTCGGGCGCGGCGGCGATTTTTTCTAGCAGCTCG of Campylobacter showae contains these proteins:
- a CDS encoding protein-L-isoaspartate(D-aspartate) O-methyltransferase produces the protein MTALEKSKCTNMADEIGDILTLTPSLYKALCDTPREIFAPVTRHAYSLDAQPIGGNQWISSPLTVAKMTLALEAEDIDNALEIGCGSGYQAAILSHLAHRVFSVERIEKLASEAKKRFEVLKIHNVHVRFDDGNVGWKSYAPYDRILLSAAAQQVPQTLFNQLKNGGILVAPIKKDGKQFIVKFTKDARGEITQKALDECLFVPLLGGIE
- a CDS encoding carbon-nitrogen hydrolase family protein; the encoded protein is MTTFSPNLCPIILTAPTCRQRQDELLEKIAAAPENSVILASELCVSGYDFDGFFSGANRAMLGGSIGSFDAILFEALQEALSPDKFLGLTHLTSLNRAKGLAQISITQAQKNEIYNEFILLNSQNVFYAQNKSKLFRPNLEHEIFAAGDDGTIKPFDFKGLKIGVLICFELRFSELWAQLKGCDIILVPAMWGKAREDAYLTLCKALAIANSCYVAAASSLDLEFSGIFLPSGEFAKEAQFDSNLILETKRNLGLL